From the Pseudoalteromonas tunicata genome, one window contains:
- a CDS encoding PH domain-containing protein, whose product MFSNCPISIAQLPDIEQVEFAPLDHHATTEARLSTFLFLLPFSLLVGIGLFFLQKVSVEVAIGLSSLLIMINLYVFWFVGLAVKRTGIALREHDFLLKKGVFWQKVIIVPFNRVQHIETHRNPIERKLALSSLKLFTAGGMGADLEINGLNIERASQIRQFILKQEHADE is encoded by the coding sequence ATGTTTAGTAATTGCCCCATTTCTATTGCTCAATTACCCGATATTGAGCAGGTTGAGTTCGCGCCATTAGATCATCATGCTACAACTGAAGCAAGGCTCAGTACTTTTCTGTTTTTGTTGCCTTTTTCATTGCTGGTTGGCATTGGCTTGTTCTTTTTACAAAAAGTCAGTGTTGAGGTTGCCATCGGGCTTAGTAGTTTACTGATAATGATTAATTTATATGTTTTCTGGTTTGTTGGGCTTGCTGTAAAGCGCACCGGCATTGCCTTGCGAGAGCATGATTTTTTATTAAAAAAGGGGGTGTTTTGGCAAAAGGTTATTATAGTCCCCTTTAACCGAGTGCAACATATCGAAACCCACCGTAACCCTATTGAGCGCAAACTGGCGCTATCGAGCTTAAAATTGTTTACCGCAGGTGGCATGGGGGCAGATCTTGAAATTAATGGGCTCAATATTGAGCGCGCCAGTCAAATTCGCCAATTTATTTTAAAACAAGAGCATGCCGATGAATAA
- a CDS encoding polysaccharide deacetylase family protein: MKFLISTCLLLVAVCAHSTPNKYIALTLDDSPRAASGYFDGPTRANKLIAALKAHDVAQVAFFSVSAHLNQEGITRLNAYSDAGHLIANHTHDHPDFNTLTLAQYIANFEQADRELSQFKTMTKLFRFPYLREGDTVEKRDGMRAALAAKGYRNGYVTVNTYDWFIENQFQKAIKDGVKVDLTRMSHYYVDMMVQSIEAYDELAIKELGRSPKHVLLLHEMDITALFLGDLIAELKRKGWIIISPLTAYEDEIATFQTTEVLPYNPGRIGEIARTNGQTKGLWPRALQESYLDQQFEQQVMQVVAPK, translated from the coding sequence ATGAAATTTTTAATATCAACCTGCCTATTACTTGTGGCCGTTTGCGCACACAGTACACCCAATAAATACATTGCATTGACCTTAGACGACTCCCCTCGTGCAGCATCGGGTTACTTCGATGGCCCAACACGGGCAAATAAGTTGATTGCAGCACTTAAAGCCCATGATGTTGCGCAAGTGGCTTTTTTTAGTGTCAGTGCGCATTTAAACCAAGAAGGGATTACGCGTTTAAACGCTTATAGCGATGCGGGTCATTTAATTGCTAATCATACCCATGATCACCCCGATTTTAATACTTTAACCCTTGCGCAATATATTGCTAATTTTGAGCAAGCCGACCGCGAACTTTCGCAATTTAAAACCATGACTAAGCTATTTCGTTTTCCTTATTTACGCGAAGGCGATACCGTAGAAAAACGCGATGGTATGCGCGCGGCTCTTGCTGCCAAAGGTTATCGAAATGGTTATGTCACGGTCAATACTTACGATTGGTTTATCGAAAATCAGTTTCAAAAAGCGATAAAAGATGGCGTTAAAGTCGATTTGACCCGTATGAGTCACTATTACGTCGACATGATGGTGCAAAGTATTGAAGCGTATGATGAGCTGGCGATTAAAGAGTTGGGTCGATCACCAAAACATGTTTTATTGCTGCATGAAATGGATATCACAGCATTGTTTCTCGGTGATTTAATCGCTGAACTTAAGCGTAAAGGCTGGATAATTATCTCACCACTTACAGCTTATGAAGATGAAATAGCCACTTTTCAAACAACCGAAGTCTTGCCGTATAACCCTGGGCGAATTGGCGAAATTGCGCGCACCAATGGCCAAACTAAGGGTCTGTGGCCACGGGCATTACAAGAGAGTTATTTAGATCAGCAATTTGAACAACAAGTTATGCAAGTCGTTGCTCCAAAGTAG